The Natranaeroarchaeum aerophilus region ATCCATCGGCTGAAATGCAGGCTCGGGTTACACGACTGGGAGTACTCCCGTCGCCGGTTCGACGACGTCGTTCTCGTCGAAAAGCAATGTCTGTGGTGTTCGGCGGAAACGGCTGCTGCGAGCTATCCGGCGGAGGACCGTGGTCAGACGGAGAGCTCCGTGCGGGTCCACTGACCCTCTTTCACTACTCTCCGTCTGCCCGTGCCGAGAGGACGGCCGCAAGCAACTCCTCTTCGTGATTTGTCGCAACGCGAACGACCGCGTCGTAGAACTCGCTTCCAGTCAGGTTGCGGACGTCGTGGTCGGTTCGCAGCCGGGCGTCCACGAGGGCTTCGAGGTCTTCTAGCTCGCGCAGGCTAGACGGCCGGACGTAGATCGTTTGCTGGGCCGTCTCCTCGAACTCGAACGCAGGGGTGTCGATGTTCTCTCCCGTTCTATCCCCTATATCGTCGATCACGTCTTCTACGGTCTCCGCAATGGTAGAGACTGACGCCTCGACGGCCTCCGGGTCGACCGCCTCTCTGGCCTCCGTGACGACCTCCTCGAACGATTCGCTGCTGATCATCTCGTTCTCGGACTCATCGGCTGCCCGCTCTCCGGAATTTCCGGGAGCATCAGGGGTCCGGTCGGTCATCCGCTCCACCCCGCGTTCGATTGCGCCCTGTTGGTCCGCCCGATACTCCGCTTCTTCGGTATGCCAGCGGTTGCGTCCGTTCCCTTCATAATCACAATGTGTGGACCTTGTTATCCGTTTTTGGGTCCTTGTTACGTTCTTCTGCACCGTGTGGCATCATATATGTTACGCCTAACTGTCTCCCAGTCATCCTATCTGTGGCGTTTTCGTTGACGGCAAGGAGTTGTCGACCGGCACAAATTCTACAATGTTTAGAATGTTTGAGCCATAATAACTCGATAACTCGAAGCACGTGGGATGGCGCGTGGGCGTCACCTGCGCCCGACGCCTGTACGCCCGGTGTACTACCCTGTACTCGGTCGTTAGGTCGGCGTGTGAGGCCGTAAGGCCCCGGATGTTCTCCACTAGACACTCTATAACTAAGCCCGAAACACTCCGTTTTCGAGACGAACGACAGTGACGATTAAATACCAGCGGTTGGCGGCATCCAACATAAACCTAGCCGTCGGCAGTCCACCAGAACCATGTCCAACATGAACACATACAGCAGTACACGACACCGGAGCGAAGAGACGGAAGAAGATTCCAGAGAGGGCTCCACCTGTGGGGAGTGCGAGAGCGGGACGCTCGTGCACAACTCGGATCGCCACGAACTCGTCTGTAACGAGTGTGGACTCGTCGTCGAGGAAGAGTCGATCGACTACGGCCCCGAGTGGCGCGCATTCAACCACTCCGAACGGCAGGAGCGCTCGCGCGTGGGTGCACCCACGACGGAGCTAATGCACGATCGGGGGCTCACCACGAAGATCGACTGGCGGGACAAAGACGCAAATGGACGGACGATCCAGCCCGAGCAGCGAAGCCGGATGCAACGGCTCCGCAAGTGGCAACAGCGAATCCGAACGGGTGATGCCGGTGAGCGAAACCTCAAGCAGGCGCTCTCGGAGATCTCGCGGATGTCCAGCGCGCTCGGCGTTCCCCATTCGGTTCGAGAAGTGGCGAGCGTGATCTACCAGAAAGCGCTCGATGCGGACCTGATCCGCGGGCGATCCATCGAGGGCGTCGCGACGGCGTCGCTGTACGCTGCCTGCCGCCAGGAGAACATCCCGCGAAGTCTCGACGAACTGGCCGAGGTCTCTCGGGTCGACCGCAAAGAAATCGGGCGGACCTATCGGCATATTTCCCAGGAGCTCGATCTGGTGATGAAGCCGGTCGACCCGACACAGTATCTCCCACGCTTCTGTTCCCAGCTCGACGTCGATGGCGAGATCAGACAGCTGGCGAAGGAGATCCTCGAGACGACCGTCGCGAGCGGCGTCCACTCGGGGAAATCCCCGACCGGGTGTGCGGCGGCCGCCATCTATCTCGCCGCACAGCGCTGTAACAGG contains the following coding sequences:
- a CDS encoding transcription initiation factor IIB, coding for MNTYSSTRHRSEETEEDSREGSTCGECESGTLVHNSDRHELVCNECGLVVEEESIDYGPEWRAFNHSERQERSRVGAPTTELMHDRGLTTKIDWRDKDANGRTIQPEQRSRMQRLRKWQQRIRTGDAGERNLKQALSEISRMSSALGVPHSVREVASVIYQKALDADLIRGRSIEGVATASLYAACRQENIPRSLDELAEVSRVDRKEIGRTYRHISQELDLVMKPVDPTQYLPRFCSQLDVDGEIRQLAKEILETTVASGVHSGKSPTGCAAAAIYLAAQRCNREITQRDVADVAQVTVVTIRNRYQEQVEVVDEDLQSA